A genomic region of Anopheles coustani chromosome 3, idAnoCousDA_361_x.2, whole genome shotgun sequence contains the following coding sequences:
- the LOC131271684 gene encoding LOW QUALITY PROTEIN: uncharacterized protein LOC131271684 (The sequence of the model RefSeq protein was modified relative to this genomic sequence to represent the inferred CDS: substituted 1 base at 1 genomic stop codon), whose amino-acid sequence MADETAEVRSLLMRHRLSIVRDLIGTALVQVLLKSGVLTADQEQQLSAEPSLDVRCELLIELIARDGFEKFKHFCYAIESECSQLISDLINDKLSQVDGNDDDADADDGDGVGVGEAEGYDAANITVVASATVPAIAASATYEGKFFARKXENVDLPGVTHDDSSLKNGRDTIDSNRSRRSTSYCGTSTPTPTTAPINNTVSSRRSSLISATASAASSQHQPPPPIPQLPSKSIVLAGCDSKFAVSNNNFTNNSPQSNTSSSNNNQSNNLNGVIAGGGGGGGGDGIPVPGGLVGGLRQALGAHKRLQKSESAAYSYFNPKRFSSPPFGDLGGTTDRRLNLKNKTASLFRSKSKKEQRTYRSMNETIEVLADQVVEDEKVVERTSWDYSTVTLSRVPGYGFGIAVSGGRDNPHFANGDPSIAVSDVLKNGPAEGQLQVNDRILSVNGVSLENVEYATAVQVLRDSGNTVTLVVRRRVPNHSLMHPLSGTNMHSMPGIPGAGGGGGGGGGVGGPLNGPVGVGGVGSGGMAPTGVPGMNSHQHQHQHQHSLSSTGLVGLGANNGSQQQIKVIVTKANKKDDFGIVLGCRLFIREISSKTKDQLAANGYSLQEGDLVTRIHNTNCNDAMSLKEAKKIIDGCKERLTLAVLREPNGLGAGAGAGYGPGAAGATGGSGMQSPVYSHTAQVSNCSNMDENYLNGTGGSYSGQNLYVQPPTRPSAMSTLLADDKSNLTPRGRSRGPLTDISLQQLDRPSTPPGTSSRSTADGAAASGGGGHSRSRSAVDEPPRPPPPRGEDFYATRRQLLDEKPPTSEPRYITFQKEGSVGIRLTGGNEVGIFVTAVQQNSPASAQGLVPGDKILKVNDMDMNGVTREEAVLFLLSLQDRIDLIVQYCKEEFDNITAQQRGDSFHIKTHFHCDAPTKGELTFKAGDVFRVIDTLYNGVVGAWQVLRIGRGHQELQRGVIPNKARAEELATVQFNASKKDQNASESRVSFFRRRRSTHRRSKSLSRENWDDVVFSDAISKFPAYERVVLRHPGFVRPVVIFGPVADIARERLMKDFPDKYTAPLQDDDKGSSKCGGIVRLSNIRDIMDRGKHALLDVTPNAVDRLNYAQFYPIVIFLKADTKHTIKQMRQGLPKAAHKSSKKLFEQCQKLERVWSHVFSTTINLNDPDTWYRKLRDSIDQQQSGAVWMSETKPVESLSDDFLFPMTTSRLSYASSPESDLELSPGPSASLSLGNLPQLVKSSSDPSIATNQDNLDRDRELGDGMPPPYTNPYDHAPHSRRMTVDNKYGFGSSSKGGGGSGVPGGPLSTEDAIYGSSTSRPAPPIQQSTPNGPHFGAVPDLPPRIDRASKPANASGAPSTSGSSLPSRNSSSGGTLGRSAQERLFGGKQSSTDALHDLSSHEEYSSRNQLLGLSAGGGPPDKLRQAGPLAMVNGASTNATTGAGASSLERNPAANTSLDRGGGGGGRSGGHHQHPAAAAGSTNTPSKANGSYDSVSSYDSYNTASQLTAQNMRLGPNAPDDLKSVPNTRNGTHPMVPNQAGLGEYGRNPAMNPASDMLLTTARSNYNGAGMHEPLTQRNSGDRSGGGMNLPQRPTNLVLDSPRKHMIETKTDYGKYSRNNSASQADYSKPNKGPSMIGSPGPPPGAMVGGALGNGGAPFKPVPPPKPKNYRPPIGGGGAGSNGSGMHHSGQWDNGEPISPRSPDGFYYPPMASSHYHQGMAHNVPSSPNNGATGAHGPMPPMHPYNPYGVGAGANGNGGGASGGPMYNGNANGSHHSYMGNGGAREQMAMGGASNGYNNGNNAQYPYGNTYMHRGNGAGTHGIGNMPALHPSDRHALDLAGSREQRGSAFELYRKPQLGTVVGHHHNIRDMEPMMSIHEFNQHQQHLMHQERMRHLQRQPLPPIPGQPPGPSHYDPSLPPELPAKPPKKNILKSPLKAIRNAFIKSTRPLRRQVSLAGDADKKSLRPILKRQHSMMEPRVARMMSGQQQQYDPRAVYPQQQQQVYYNDPRYGPGYQGPYSPQLPRGGGGGYERHEPYYPKDANSTYQNLEMESIYGNGGGSSYYGHYRQQQLRQQQGQAEYYQQDENLYANRALIELERGRGQLEPGATVSTLGRRIVRRHSMADRTAPSPSFGQLNRRRMGSERAPNHASITDQPHHRTHHHHHQQRTVEGADESIYQSKSGSFLYNEAREHSRRAGLEDPVYQSRREMHRDHLYQSKKQMQDRIQQSRMVEMQQQQQPSSLSGNGSTGTTGNTSSATNTTGPSDRFLRNQGVTPGASGGSCSSSPNSPSSSSCKSGYSSSRNGELRERRSQMRDQIYQSRKEAMESMAEPVYVSRRELKHEPIYESKNELDGCQPTAPVSEMASLHIGGSQEAAEILEHKTLPPAVVSGEEEQRPVRGSTSSAPLAAEEDDDELEDDEHEEGQSQERTLTVSNQNDSDLGKVVSGPIATSSPVLGMGTPKSARASHISNFLKRTAPPVMPPPPPPPAGANRTPTQPPDPAVYASRTSIETQYTTATGASSQMSLPIGPPNATSTPFVSELSLGLPPPRQPITRRGLFDATGGSLADPVWNVSLQIPPGAIAPGVKQEIYFTVTDPRLSESVGGPPLDMENGETMLSPLVMCGPQGTEFLKPVTLNIPHCAGRTASLGLSLKATDSEKNLQTDWEDIDLPSNTAAHTVSVKVDHF is encoded by the exons TGCTGATCGAGCTGATTGCCCGCGATGGATTCGAGAAATTCAAGCACTTTTGCTACGCCATCGAGTCCGAGTGTAGCCAGCTGATATCGGACCTGATCAACGATAAACTTTCACAAGTTGATGGcaatgacgatgatgctgatgctgatgatggcgACGGTGTTGGAGTTGGCGAAGCTGAAGGTTATGATGCCGCGAATATTACCGTCGTTGCCTCGGCCACCGTCCCGGCCATTGCCGCTTCGGCGACCTACGAGGGTAAGTTTTTTGCGCGAAAGTGAGAAA ACGTCGACCTACCGGGAGTCACGCACGACGATTCGTCACTCAAAAACGGCAG GGATACGATCGACTCAAATCGATCGCGCCGAAGCACCAGCTACTGCGGAACCTCAACGCCGACACCGACGACGGCCCCGATCAACAACACCGTTTCGTCGCGCCGATCCTCCCTCATCTCGGCCACGGCCTCGGCGGCCAGCAGTCAACAtcagccaccaccacccatcCCGCAGCTACCGTCCAAATCCATTGTCCTCGCCGGCTGTGATAGCAAGTTCGCCGTCTCGAACAACAACTTTACCAACAACTCGCCCCAAAGTAACACTAGCAgtagcaacaacaaccaaagtAACAACCTCAACGGAGTCAttgcgggtggtggtggtggtggtggaggtgatgGCATTCCCGTGCCCGGCGGCCTTGTCGGGGGCCTCCGGCAGGCGTTGGGGGCGCACAAGCGGCTGCAGAAGTCGGAATCGGCCGCCTACTCCTACTTCAACCCGAAGCGGTTCAGCTCGCCACCGTTCGGCGATCTCGGAGGCACCACCGATCGGCGGCTCAACCTGAAGAACAAAACGGCCAGCCTGTTCCGGAGCAAATCGAAGAAGGAGCAGCGCACGTACCGGTCGATGAACGAAACGATCGAGGTGCTGGCGGATCAGGTGGTGGAGGATGAGAAGGTG GTCGAACGGACGTCATGGGACTACAGCACGGTAACGCTGTCCCGGGTGCCCGGCTATGGCTTCGGCATCGCAGTGTCAGGTGGGCGCGATAATCCTCACTTCGCCAACGGAGACCCGTCGATCGCCGTGAGCGACGTGCTGAAGAATGGCCCCGCCGAGGGCCAGTTGCA GGTAAACGATCGGATCCTCTCGGTGAACGGTGTGTCGCTGGAGAACGTTGAATACGCCACGGCCGTGCAGGTCCTGCGGGATAGTGGCAACACCGTGACGTTGGTGGTTAGACGGCGAGTCCCGAACCACAGCCTGATGCATCCACTTTCCGGCACGAACATGCACTCCATGCCCGGTATTCCTGGTGCCGGTggcggagggggaggaggcGGTGGAGTAGGAGGCCCACTGAATGGGCCGGTGGGAGTCGGAGGCGTCGGTAGCGGCGGGATGGCCCCGACCGGCGTTCCGGGTATGAACTCGCACCAGCATCAACATCAGCACCAGCACAGCCTCAGCTCGACCGGGCTCGTCGGCCTGGGGGCGAACAATGGATCTCAGCAGCAAATCAAAGTGATCGTGACGAAGGCGAACAAAAAGGACGACTTCGGTATCGTCCTCGGATGTCGGTTGTTCATTCGA GAAATTTCCTCCAAAACGAAAGACCAGCTTGCGGCCAATGGATACTCGCTGCAGGAAGGCGATCTGGTCACCCGGATTCACAACACCAACTGCAACGACGCGATGAGCCTGAAGGAGGCGAAGAAGATCATCGACGGGTGCAAGGAGCGGCTCACGTTGGCCGTTTTGCGCGAACCGAACGGGCTTGGGGCTGGTGCCGGGGCCGGGTATGGGCCAGGGGCGGCCGGGGCCACCGGAGGGTCTGGCATGCAGTCACCCGTCTACTCGCACACCGCGCAGGTTTCGAACTGTAGCAACATGGACGAGAACTATCTCAACGGAACGGGTGGGTCGTACTCGGGCCAAAATCTGTACGTGCAGCCTCCAACGCGCCCGTCGGCCATGAGCACCCTGCTGGCCGATGACAAGAGCAACCTCACGCCACGAGGGCGCTCGAGGGGCCCACTGACGGACATTTCGCTTCAGCAGCTCGACCGACCCAGCACTCCTCCGGGTACGTCGAGTCGCAGCACGGCCGATGGGGCGGCGGCTAGCGGTGGGGGTGGCCATTCGCGCTCGCGCAGTGCGGTGGATGAACCGCCgcggccaccgccaccacggGGTGAAGACTTCTACGCCACGCGTCGCCAGCTGCTCGATGAGAAGCCTCCGACCAGTGAACCGCGGTACATCACATTCCAGAAGGAGGGCTCGGTTGGCATCCGGCTGACGGGTGGCAACGAGGTGGGCATCTTCGTGACGGCCGTCCAGCAGAACAGTCCCGCCTCGGCCCAGGGCCTGGTGCCGGGCGATAAGATACTGAAGGTGAACGACATGGACATGAACGGAGTTACCAGGGAGGAGGCGGTGCTGTTCCTGCTCAGCTTGCAGGACCGCATCGATCTGATCGTGCAGTACTGCAAGGAGGAGTTCGATAACATCACCGCCCAGCAGCGGGGCGACTCGTTCCACATCAAGACGCACTTCCACTGCGACGCACCGACCAAGGGCGAGCTGACGTTCAAGGCGGGCGACGTGTTCCGGGTGATCGACACGCTGTACAACGGGGTGGTAGGTGCGTGGCAGGTGCTACGTATCGGCCGGGGCCACCAGGAGCTCCAGCGAGGCGTCATACCGAACAAGGCACGTGCCGAAGAGCTCGCGACGGTGCAGTTCAACGCGAGCAAGAAGGACCAAAATGCGTCCGAGTCGCGGGTCAGCTTCTTCCGGCGGCGTCGCTCGACGCACCGTCGCTCGAAATCGCTATCGCGTGAAAACTGGGACGACGTGGTGTTCTCCGATGCCATCTCGAAGTTCCCGGCGTACGAGCGCGTTGTGTTGCGGCATCCGGGCTTCGTGCGGCCTGTGGTCATCTTCGGTCCGGTGGCGGATATCGCTCGCGAGCGGCTCATGAAGGACTTCCCGGACAAGTACACGGCGCCGCTGCAGGACGACGATAAGGGTTCGTCGAAGTGCGGTGGAATTGTGCGCCTCTCGAACATCCGCGACATCATGGACCGGGGCAAGCACGCCCTTCTCGACGTCACACCGAACGCGGTCGATCGGCTGAACTATGCGCAGTTCTATCCGATCGTGATCTTCCTGAAGGCGGACACCAAGCACACGATCAAGCAGATGCGCCAGGGTTTGCCGAAGGCGGCCCACAAGAGCAGCAAGAAGCTGTTCGAGCAGTGCCAGAAGCTGGAACGCGTCTGGTCGCACGTGTTCAGCACCACGATCAACCTCAACGATCCGGACACTTGGTACCGCAAGCTGAGGGACTCGATCGATCAGCAGCAGAGCGGCGCCGTGTGGATGTCGGAGACTAAG CCCGTAGAGTCCCTGTCCGACGATTTCCTCTTCCCGATGACCACCTCCCGTCTGTCCTACGCTTCGAGCCCGGAGTCGGATCTGGAGCTGAGCCCGGGCCCGTCGGCCTCCCTCTCATTGGGCAACTTACCACAGCTGGTGAAGTCCAGCTCTGACCCATCGATCGCCACTAATCAGGATAACTTGGATAGGGATAGAGAACTCGGTGACGGCATGCCACCACCATACACG AATCCCTACGATCACGCGCCACACTCCCGCCGAATGACCGTGGACAACAAGTATGGGTTCGGCTCGTCGAGCAAGGGTGGCGGTGGCAGTGGCGTCCCTGGAGGACCGCTGAGTACCGAGGATGCCATCTACGGATCGTCAACCTCCCGGCCAGCACCACCGATTCAGCAGAGCACCCCGAATGGTCCACACTTTGGAGCTG TTCCCGATTTACCACCTCGCATCGACCGGGCATCGAAACCAGCGAACGCTAGCGGTGCCCCAAGCACGTCCGGATCGTCGCTGCCCTCGCGGAACTCCAGCTCGGGCGGTACGCTCGGTCGATCGGCTCAAGAGCGCCTTTTCGGAGGCAAACAATCGTCCACGGACGCGCTGCACGATCTGTCATCGCACGAGGAGTACAGCAGTCGGAATCAGCTGCTCGGACTAAGCGCTGGCGGCGGTCCGCCCGATAAGCTACGCCAAGCTGGCCCTCTCGCTATGGTGAACGGTGCGTCGACGAATGCAACGACCGGGGCCGGTGCGAGCTCCCTTGAGCGCAATCCGGCAGCGAACACCTCACTTgaccgtggtggtggtggtggcggtcgtTCTGGTGGCCACCATCAGCATCCAGCGGCGGCCGCCGGCAGTACGAACACGCCGAGCAAAGCGAACGGCTCGTACGACAGTGTGTCCAGCTACGATTCGTACAACACGGCGTCGCAGCTGACCGCACAGAATATGAGGTTAGGACCCAATGCACCCGATGATCTGAAATCGGTGCCAAA CACGCGCAACGGAACGCATCCGATGGTGCCAAATCAGGCTGGTCTGGGAGAGTATGGCCGCAACCCAGCAATGAACCCTGCCTCCGATATGCTGCTAACGACGGCCAGGAGTAATTACAATG GCGCCGGAATGCACGAGCCGCTGACGCAACGAAACTCGGGCGATCGGTCCGGCGGTGGCATGAACTTGCCGCAGCGACCAACGAATCTCGTCCTCGACAGCCCTCGGAAGCATAtgatcgaaacgaaaacggaTTACGGCAAATACAG TCGTAATAATTCAGCCTCGCAGGCGGACTACTCGAAACCGAACAAAGGGCCTTCGATGATCGGTTCGCCAGGACCTCCGCCTGGTGCCATGGTTGGTGGAGCCCTAGGTAATGGTGGTGCCCCCTTCAAACCGGTTCCGCCACCAAAGCCGAAGAACTATCGGCCACCGATCGGTGGAGGCGGCGCCGGCAGCAACGGTTCCGGAATGCACCACTCAGGCCAGTGGGACAATGGG gaACCCATTTCGCCACGGTCACCGGATGGGTTCTACTACCCACCGATGGCATCGTCCCATTACCACCAGGGTATGGCCCACAACGTGCCGAGCTCGCCGAACAATGGGGCGACGGGAGCGCACGGACCGATGCCACCGATGCACCCGTACAACCCGTACGGCGTTGGCGCTGGGGCAAACGGGAACGGCGGTGGCGCCAGCGGTGGACCGATGTACAACGGCAACGCCAACGGTAGTCATCACTCCTACATGGGCAATGGTGGTGCACGGGAGCAAATGGCAATGGGGGGTGCGAGCAATGGTTATAACAACGGTAACAACGCACAATACCCCTACGGCAATACTTACATGCATAGAGGTAACGGGGCTGGAACTCATGGCATAG GCAACATGCCAGCGCTGCATCCCTCCGATCGGCATGCGCTCGATCTCGCCGGAAGTCGGGAGCAGCGTGGCTCGGCCTTCGAGCTGTACCGCAAGCCGCAGCTAGGCACCGTGGTCGGGCACCACCACAACATACG AGACATGGAGCCAATGATGTCGATCCATGAGTTCaaccagcatcagcagcacctGATGCACCAGGAGCGGATGCGCCACCTGCAGCGGCAACCCTTGCCACCCATACCCGGCCAACCGCCCGGCCCGTCTCACTACGATCCGTCGCTGCCGCCCGAGCTGCCGGCCAAGCCGCCGAAGAAGAACATTCTCAAGTCGCCCCTGAAGGCGATCCGGAACGCCTTCATCAAGTCCACCCGGCCCCTGCGGCGGCAGGTCAGCCTGGCGGGCGATGCGGACAAGAAGTCACTGCGGCCAATACTGAAGCGGCAGCACTCGATGATGGAGCCCCGAGTGGCGCGAATGATGAGcggtcagcagcaacagtatgACCCACGGGCCGTCTatcctcagcagcagcagcaggtgtACTATAACGATCCCCGGTATGGGCCGGGATATCAGGGACCGTACTCGCCCCAGCTGCCCCGAGGAGGTGGCGGAGGGTACGAACGACACGAGCCGTACTACCCGAAGGACGCGAACAGTACCTACCAGAACCTGGAGATGGAGTCGATCTACGGAAACGGCGGAGGAAGCTCGTACTATGGCCACTACCGGCAACAGCAGCTGCGGCAGCAGCAGGGCCAAGCAGAGTACTACCAGCAGGACGAGAACCTGTACGCCAACCGGGCACTGATCGAGTTGGAGCGTGGTCGCGGTCAGCTGGAACCGGGCGCGACCGTCAGTACGCTCGGGCGAAGGATTGTGCGACGCCACAGTATGGCCGATCGGACGGCACCTTCGCCGAGCTTTGGTCAGCTGAACCGGCGCCGTATGGGCTCGGAGCGGGCACCGAACCATGCGTCCATAACGGACCAGCCGCACCACCGaactcaccaccaccaccaccagcaacggACGGTGGAGGGAGCGGATGAGTCGATCTACCAGAGCAAAAGCGGCTCGTTCCTGTACAATGAGGCAAGGGAGCACTCGCGGCGGGCCGGGCTGGAAGACCCGGTGTACCAGAGCCGACGGGAGATGCACCGGGACCATCTGTACCAGAGCAAGAAACAAATGCAAGATCGCATCCAGCAGAGTCGTATGGTGgaaatgcagcagcagcagcagccttcGTCGCTGTCCGGCAACGGTAGCACCGGAACGACCGGGAACACAAGCTCGGCTACAAATACCACCGGTCCTAGTGATCGCTTCCTGCGCAACCAGGGTGTCACGCCGGGTGCCAGCGGGGGCTCGTGCTCGAGCTCACCGAACTCGCCGTCGAGCAGTTCGTGCAAGAGCGGCTACTCGTCGTCCCGCAACGGCGAACTCCGGGAGCGACGCAGTCAGATGCGCGACCAGATCTACCAATCGCGCAAGGAAGCGATGGAATCGATGGCCGAACCGGTGTACGTCTCGCGCCGGGAGCTGAAGCACGAACCGATCTACGAGTCGAAGAACGAACTCGACGGATGCCAGCCGACGGCTCCGGTGTCCGAGATGGCCAGTTTGCATATAGGCGGGTCGCAGGAAGCGGCCGAGATACTCGAGCACAAAACGCTGCCACCCGCAGTGGTGAGTGGCGAAGAAGAGCAGAGACCCGTACGTGGTTCCACCTCGTCCGCTCCTTTGGCCGCCGAAGAGGATGACGATGAGCTGGAAGACGATGAACACGAGGAGGGCCAATCCCAGGAGCGCACCCTTACCGTGAGCAATCAGAACGATTCCGACCTTGGCAAGGTTGTCAGCGGACCCATCGCCACCTCGTCCCCGGTGCTCGGTATGGGAACACCGAAGAGTGCCCGGGCTTCTCACATTTCTAACTTCCTCAAACGAACGGCTCCACCGGTcatgccaccgccaccaccaccaccagccggGGCGAACCGTACACCGACGCAACCGCCGGATCCGGCCGTCTACGCAAGCCGCACGTCCATCGAGACGCAGTACACCACGGCCACCGGGGCCAGCTCGCAGATGAGCCTCCCGATAGGTCCCCCGAACGCAACCAGCACACCGTTCGTGAGCGAACTGTCGCTCGGACTGCCGCCACCCCGGCAACCGATCACCCGCCGCGGGCTGTTCGATGCCACCGGCGGCAGCCTGGCCGATCCGGTCTGGAACGTCTCGCTGCAGATACCGCCCGGTGCGATCGCGCCCGGCGTCAAGCAGGAGATCTACTTCACCGTCACCGATCCGCGGCTGAGCGAAAGCGTCGGCGGCCCACCGCTCGACATGGAGAATG GTGAAACGATGCTGTCGCCACTGGTGATGTGTGGCCCGCAGGGCACCGAGTTCCTGAAGCCGGTCACGCTCAACATCCCGCACTGTGCCGGCCGTACCGCGTCGCTCGGCCTGTCGCTCAAGGCGACCGATAGCGAGAAGAACCTGCAGACCGACTGGGAGGACATCGATCTGCCGAGTAACACGGCCGCCCACACCGTCTCCGTCAAGGTGGACCACTTCTGA